From a region of the Helicobacter hepaticus ATCC 51449 genome:
- a CDS encoding thiamine-phosphate kinase has translation MIRFDRESFFIHTLQSEGITQGIGDDCCVFFPQGQFNKSYRSHKAHIKTHYLQTAIHINTHSKVQQKANISPFVVGMDSFCEGVHFLTHWFTPYQLAFKAFLVNCSDIIAMNATPAYAMLSISLPKYWTKIEIKDFVRGVGDFCRKYNVKLIGGDTISSQNLQIHITFFGIAHKHTLYRDKIPAGSVLFYTCDKYPRHTITQSYKVLKNLLYQPKNRILYPKGRFLMPYIRKNFVYHCAPFLKGGMDISDGILSEITRLCTINHLYFKPSIPLFRPHIKMLLHSGEEYEMLLAVSPKDILRLKRQALRHRIFVRQIGTLTHRGRMLPPRKYWH, from the coding sequence GTGATAAGATTTGATAGAGAATCATTTTTTATTCATACATTACAATCAGAGGGAATTACACAAGGAATAGGTGATGATTGTTGTGTGTTTTTTCCACAAGGACAATTTAATAAGTCTTATCGCTCACATAAAGCGCATATCAAAACACATTATTTGCAGACAGCTATCCATATAAATACTCATTCTAAAGTGCAACAAAAAGCAAATATTTCGCCTTTTGTTGTCGGTATGGATAGTTTTTGTGAAGGAGTGCATTTTCTTACACATTGGTTTACACCTTACCAACTTGCTTTTAAGGCTTTTTTGGTTAATTGTTCTGATATTATAGCGATGAATGCTACTCCTGCTTATGCAATGCTAAGTATTAGCTTGCCTAAATATTGGACTAAAATAGAGATTAAAGATTTTGTTCGAGGCGTGGGAGATTTTTGTCGCAAATATAATGTAAAACTTATCGGGGGCGATACCATTAGTTCTCAAAATTTACAGATTCATATTACTTTTTTTGGAATAGCCCATAAACACACGCTCTATCGTGATAAAATTCCTGCAGGTTCAGTGCTTTTTTATACTTGCGATAAATATCCACGGCATACTATCACTCAAAGTTATAAAGTGCTAAAAAACCTCCTTTACCAACCTAAAAATCGTATTTTATATCCCAAAGGCAGATTTTTAATGCCATATATTCGTAAAAACTTTGTGTATCATTGTGCACCATTTTTAAAAGGAGGTATGGATATTTCTGATGGAATCTTAAGTGAAATTACACGTCTTTGCACAATCAATCATCTTTATTTTAAGCCATCTATCCCTCTTTTTCGCCCACATATCAAGATGCTTTTACACAGCGGAGAAGAATATGAAATGCTCCTTGCTGTATCTCCCAAAGATATTTTAAGATTAAAGCGACAAGCCCTAAGGCATAGAATCTTTGTGCGTCAAATCGGCACTCTCACACATAGAGGAAGAATGTTACCACCTCGTAAGTATTGGCATTAA
- a CDS encoding murein transglycosylase domain-containing protein, with product MKTLCSLKILYFCRDKFTYTFICMLIAIICMGSFWGCSALGNNAQITITEDPHYAIKQVAGNQLRISTDQKALLRDIKEVKRQYTKVTNALSGNVAKQWSNEDVSLPSAQTYVRYSNHYKSKASINFSTGAIRIETIDTQNPAKSLERAITHTLLLPQDPSKIDLYSDDDFTFDGKPFLAGLIKDNEGEDILTQWRAERYAKYLIENTLKTRKDSKGKKVSYVDLQMVGDYQSKNEHRYEELVKKYARKYNISPALVLGIIQTESNFNPYAVSAAPAYGLMQVVPSTAGADAYELINGKKGMPTKKMLFNPETNIEYGVAYLSILFNRYLPNVKDKQSQEYCVITAYNAGAGSVLRTFHNDKNQAFNRINALSSAKVYDTLRSKLPSDEGKRYLLKVSTFKKNYEHIK from the coding sequence TTGAAAACTCTTTGTTCTTTAAAGATTCTATACTTTTGCAGAGATAAATTTACATATACATTTATATGTATGCTTATAGCAATCATATGTATGGGGAGTTTTTGGGGTTGCTCTGCTTTGGGTAACAATGCTCAAATCACCATTACCGAAGACCCTCATTATGCGATAAAACAAGTAGCAGGCAATCAGCTTAGGATTTCCACTGACCAAAAGGCATTATTACGCGATATAAAAGAAGTTAAGCGTCAATATACCAAAGTCACTAATGCTCTTAGTGGAAATGTCGCTAAACAATGGAGCAATGAAGATGTCAGTTTGCCCAGTGCTCAAACTTATGTGAGATACTCTAATCATTATAAGTCTAAAGCAAGTATTAATTTTAGCACAGGTGCTATTCGTATAGAAACCATTGACACACAAAATCCCGCAAAATCTTTGGAAAGAGCTATTACTCATACTCTTTTGCTCCCTCAAGACCCAAGCAAGATAGATTTATATTCTGATGACGATTTTACTTTTGATGGAAAGCCATTTCTTGCAGGATTAATAAAAGATAATGAGGGAGAGGATATTTTAACACAATGGCGAGCAGAGAGATATGCCAAATATCTTATTGAAAATACGCTCAAAACGCGCAAAGATAGCAAAGGAAAAAAAGTAAGTTATGTGGATTTACAAATGGTTGGGGATTATCAAAGCAAAAATGAACATAGATATGAGGAACTTGTAAAAAAATATGCTCGTAAATACAATATCTCTCCCGCTCTTGTGTTAGGTATTATCCAAACAGAATCTAACTTCAATCCTTACGCTGTAAGTGCAGCTCCAGCTTATGGGCTTATGCAAGTGGTCCCAAGCACAGCAGGAGCTGATGCGTATGAGCTTATCAATGGTAAAAAAGGTATGCCCACAAAAAAAATGCTCTTTAATCCCGAAACAAATATTGAATATGGCGTAGCGTATTTAAGCATACTTTTTAATCGCTATTTGCCAAATGTCAAAGATAAACAAAGTCAAGAATATTGTGTTATTACCGCATATAATGCAGGAGCTGGAAGTGTGTTAAGGACTTTTCATAATGACAAAAATCAAGCTTTTAATCGCATCAATGCACTCTCATCTGCTAAAGTCTATGATACACTGCGTTCAAAACTCCCCTCTGATGAAGGGAAGCGGTATCTCCTCAAAGTCAGCACATTTAAGAAAAATTACGAACATATCAAATGA
- a CDS encoding non-canonical purine NTP pyrophosphatase, with product MVIVLASANQHKICEFQAMLKNVKEKVKVYAYGELLETFEIAENGNSFKENATLKVKAIYQALYTLSQSTMQENIRNLFAQPLAIIAEDSGLCVPVLNGEPGIYSARYAHHKQFASMQYKNTDEANLYCLLNALTHCAPTPAFFVAHIALIFIKPYFCTYTLPPLEQCVIEHFEGILNGEVINEMRGNEGFGYDPLFIPAEHNPQSLTLAEFDMSAKNTISHRKKALSQCINRLFDKS from the coding sequence ATGGTTATTGTCTTAGCTAGTGCAAACCAACATAAGATTTGTGAATTTCAAGCAATGCTTAAAAATGTGAAAGAAAAAGTAAAAGTTTATGCTTATGGAGAGCTTTTAGAAACTTTTGAGATAGCAGAAAATGGCAATAGTTTTAAGGAAAATGCTACCCTTAAGGTAAAAGCCATATATCAAGCTCTTTATACTCTTTCACAAAGCACAATGCAGGAAAACATACGCAATTTGTTTGCACAGCCTTTAGCTATTATAGCTGAAGATAGCGGTTTATGTGTTCCTGTGCTTAATGGAGAGCCGGGTATTTATAGTGCGAGATACGCACATCATAAACAATTTGCATCTATGCAATATAAAAACACAGATGAAGCAAATCTCTATTGTCTTCTGAATGCACTTACACATTGCGCTCCCACCCCCGCTTTTTTTGTCGCACATATTGCCCTTATCTTTATTAAACCTTATTTTTGCACATATACGCTCCCACCATTAGAGCAATGTGTCATAGAGCATTTTGAAGGAATACTCAATGGTGAAGTGATAAATGAGATGCGCGGTAATGAGGGTTTTGGCTATGACCCACTTTTTATACCTGCTGAACATAATCCCCAATCTCTTACTTTAGCAGAGTTTGATATGAGCGCTAAAAATACCATTTCTCATCGCAAGAAAGCCCTTAGTCAATGTATAAATAGACTTTTTGATAAGTCATAA
- the nadC gene encoding carboxylating nicotinate-nucleotide diphosphorylase encodes MLQHHIKDFIKKALDEDLGRGDLYALFATDKEVQAYIIAKQEGVFSGEIYLKAMLEHFQLALVSSYSDGESFAKGAILCNIKGSHIHILQLERVLLNILAHSSGIATLTASYVRLIKDMHVKLLDTRKTRPLLRQLEKYSIVNGGGHNHRFGLDSMLMLKDTHLAYAGNLKELISTARERLPFMCPIEIECENYKQAKEAIQAKADVIMCDNMSIEEIKEVVAYRNANAPYICIEASGNINLKNIVQYASSGVDAISVGSLIHQAQWLDLSLKIEG; translated from the coding sequence ATGTTGCAACATCATATTAAAGACTTTATTAAAAAAGCTCTTGATGAAGATTTGGGCAGAGGAGATTTATACGCTCTTTTTGCAACCGATAAGGAAGTTCAAGCTTATATCATTGCCAAACAAGAGGGTGTATTTTCTGGGGAAATATATCTTAAAGCAATGCTTGAGCATTTTCAACTTGCCCTTGTATCATCATATTCAGATGGCGAATCCTTTGCAAAAGGCGCGATTTTATGTAATATAAAAGGAAGTCATATCCATATTTTACAGCTAGAACGTGTGTTGCTCAATATTCTCGCTCATAGTAGTGGAATAGCTACTCTCACGGCTTCTTATGTGAGATTAATAAAGGATATGCACGTTAAACTTCTTGATACACGTAAAACCCGTCCATTGTTGCGCCAACTTGAAAAATATTCTATTGTTAATGGTGGGGGGCATAATCATCGTTTTGGGCTTGATAGTATGCTTATGTTAAAAGATACACATTTAGCTTATGCTGGGAATCTTAAAGAACTTATTAGCACCGCAAGAGAAAGATTGCCATTTATGTGTCCTATTGAAATAGAATGCGAAAATTACAAACAGGCAAAAGAGGCGATACAAGCCAAAGCAGATGTAATTATGTGCGATAATATGAGTATAGAGGAGATTAAAGAAGTAGTAGCATATCGCAATGCAAATGCACCTTATATTTGCATTGAAGCAAGTGGTAATATTAATCTTAAAAATATTGTGCAATATGCTTCTAGCGGTGTAGATGCTATTAGTGTAGGCTCACTTATTCATCAAGCTCAATGGCTTGATTTGAGCCTCAAAATTGAAGGCTAG
- the thiE gene encoding thiamine phosphate synthase, producing MKPKLQGIYAISDEILTPYEILPQCLESALKAGVKIFQLRDKSHSDSWLYPQAKKLMALCEKYNALFVMNDRLNLALKLNAPALHLGKDDGVIAQARERFKGILGASSYADLQRAKDLESLGVNYVAFGAFFASPTKPNAPLTPLEILESAKAILNIPICAIGGISTQNIYLLKNADMFAVISALWQYKIQDSPLEIQCQNIHRNALALIQSLE from the coding sequence ATGAAACCTAAGTTACAAGGCATTTATGCGATTTCAGATGAGATTCTCACTCCTTATGAGATTTTGCCTCAATGTTTAGAATCCGCTCTCAAAGCAGGGGTGAAAATCTTTCAGTTGCGTGATAAAAGCCATAGTGATTCTTGGCTTTATCCTCAAGCAAAGAAGCTTATGGCATTGTGTGAGAAATATAATGCGCTTTTTGTGATGAATGATAGATTAAATCTCGCCTTAAAACTAAACGCTCCTGCTTTGCATTTAGGCAAAGATGATGGGGTAATCGCTCAAGCAAGAGAAAGATTCAAAGGAATTTTAGGTGCTTCAAGTTACGCAGATTTGCAGAGAGCAAAAGATTTAGAATCTCTTGGTGTGAATTACGTTGCTTTTGGTGCATTTTTTGCCTCTCCTACGAAACCAAATGCCCCGCTTACACCCTTAGAGATTCTAGAATCTGCTAAAGCGATTTTAAATATTCCTATTTGTGCCATTGGAGGTATTAGCACTCAAAATATATATTTGCTAAAAAATGCAGATATGTTCGCTGTAATAAGTGCTTTGTGGCAGTATAAAATACAAGATTCACCCTTAGAGATTCAATGTCAAAATATCCATCGCAATGCCCTTGCCTTGATTCAATCTTTAGAATAA
- a CDS encoding tetratricopeptide repeat protein produces the protein MRCLYFVICMIMLGACVNPEPPLLPCDDKESCEKAITLLFDSKFSEKKFIKVIEYATKACDLGSSKSCIFLGKLHQDSYESYFQKELAKLAKRNIVLDYHKAKAFYEKAISYGAFEAYIYLGSLYFRGIGVKQDDTKGIGLLTKACDKKIVKGCQTLGDLYEFGSETIKQNLLKASEFYTKACVLEGSFRGCHQLSRLGLQYFKGNGVKQDYVKARELFTKACNVDIGESCTNLGVLYGNGMGVKQDFAKARTLYNKGCDLENGRGCYNLGLHYFLGKEIKQDYTKAREFFTQSCNLYDSLGCYELGTMYYRGEGVLQDDRIAYEFLSKAYEIDESLDYNELGLLLTWSENIKHDYAKAKAIFSKSCSEGNGIGCVNLGILYAFGRGVMTDYTKAVELYTQACNMNNRVGCYNLGLLYSEGKGVRQDYIKARELYTKACNMGEAGACNNLGVFYTYGKGVRQDKAKARELFGKACDMGNQKGCDNYKD, from the coding sequence ATGCGTTGTTTGTATTTTGTAATTTGTATGATAATGCTTGGAGCGTGTGTAAATCCAGAGCCACCACTGCTACCTTGTGATGATAAAGAAAGTTGTGAGAAAGCTATCACTTTATTGTTTGATTCTAAATTTTCTGAAAAAAAATTTATCAAAGTAATAGAATATGCTACTAAAGCCTGTGATTTGGGTAGTAGTAAGAGCTGTATTTTTTTAGGTAAGTTGCATCAAGACAGCTATGAATCTTATTTTCAAAAAGAATTAGCAAAGTTAGCAAAGAGAAATATAGTTTTAGATTACCATAAGGCAAAAGCATTTTATGAAAAAGCCATTAGCTATGGTGCTTTTGAAGCTTATATTTATTTAGGGTCGCTCTATTTTAGGGGCATTGGTGTAAAACAAGATGACACAAAAGGTATAGGCTTACTTACCAAGGCGTGTGATAAAAAAATAGTTAAAGGTTGCCAAACTTTAGGGGATTTATATGAGTTTGGAAGCGAAACTATTAAACAAAACTTGCTTAAAGCTAGTGAGTTTTATACAAAGGCTTGTGTTTTGGAGGGTAGTTTCAGAGGTTGTCATCAATTAAGTCGTTTAGGCTTACAATATTTTAAAGGCAATGGTGTCAAACAAGACTATGTCAAGGCAAGAGAGCTTTTTACCAAAGCTTGTAATGTTGATATAGGTGAGAGTTGCACAAATTTGGGCGTTTTATATGGCAATGGTATGGGTGTGAAGCAAGATTTTGCAAAAGCACGAACACTTTACAATAAGGGTTGTGATTTAGAGAATGGCAGAGGGTGTTATAATCTAGGCTTACACTATTTTTTAGGCAAAGAAATTAAACAAGACTATACAAAAGCAAGAGAATTTTTTACCCAAAGTTGCAATTTATATGATTCTTTAGGTTGTTATGAATTAGGCACTATGTATTATCGTGGCGAAGGTGTTTTGCAAGATGATAGAATCGCATATGAATTTTTGAGTAAGGCTTATGAAATTGATGAGAGTTTAGATTATAATGAATTGGGTTTGCTGTTAACGTGGAGTGAAAATATTAAACACGACTATGCAAAGGCAAAAGCAATCTTTAGTAAGTCTTGTAGTGAGGGTAACGGCATTGGTTGTGTGAATCTAGGCATTTTGTATGCCTTTGGTAGAGGGGTAATGACAGATTATACAAAAGCAGTGGAACTCTATACGCAAGCTTGTAATATGAATAATCGTGTTGGTTGTTATAATCTAGGATTACTTTATAGCGAGGGTAAAGGAGTTAGGCAGGATTATATAAAGGCTAGAGAATTATACACAAAAGCTTGCAATATGGGTGAAGCGGGGGCTTGTAATAATTTGGGAGTTTTTTATACTTATGGAAAAGGTGTGAGGCAAGATAAGGCTAAAGCAAGAGAACTCTTTGGTAAAGCCTGTGATATGGGAAATCAAAAGGGTTGCGATAATTATAAAGACTAA
- the purL gene encoding phosphoribosylformylglycinamidine synthase subunit PurL produces the protein MTNITHLLGEIKDIDETLKVHKLSKQDYEEILKILKRPPNLIELGIFAAMWSEHCSYKSSKKYLNGFPTKAPWVVQGPGENAGIIDIGENLCAVFKIESHNHPSFIEPHAGAATGVGGIMRDIFTMGARPVASLNSIRFGDISDNGTLGKKHRYLLRGVVEGIGSYGNCMGVPTIGGEMSFESCYNGNILVNAFCLGLVKKDEIFYGKAEGIGNPVIYVGSKTGRDGLGGAVMSSDSFSSTSKAVRSAVQVGDPFAEKLLLEACLELFKQDLIVGIQDMGAAGLTSSSFEMAGRSGSGMTLYLDKVPMREEGMNPYELMLSESQERMLICAKKGCEQQVLDIFAKWEVDAAIIGEVTKSGIMELFWYGEKCAEIPIAQLSENAPMLDMPLRPVAVQTHKANQLKTSQSAQEIFITLLGSVEVANKRWVYSQYDSSVQSNTITPAGSGDASMIRIKGTNSALSMSVDCNMRYCYLDPKNGAKIAVATSGRNSIVNGAKPLAISDCLNFGSPHNPEVMWAFKEVCQGIKESCKVLNTPVVSGNVSLHNQSDGVDIYPTPSIVSVGLIDDVSKVVSSTFQTQGNMLVLLGEIKAEFGGSLAQKILEGHIYGQIPSIDLTQEFALWNLMLEASDECMLSAAKDIGEGGLAITLAKMALGNGECQPIGCNVHTHLPSQLLFAPSQSCIIVEVAGEHLNTLKQKAKQHKIAFTEIGCVGGDIFCVDEINISLEEMKKLYFESFEKLIAQDL, from the coding sequence ATGACAAATATTACACATCTTTTGGGTGAGATTAAAGACATTGATGAGACTCTAAAGGTTCATAAGCTTTCAAAGCAGGATTATGAGGAGATTCTTAAGATTTTAAAGCGTCCTCCAAACCTTATAGAATTAGGGATTTTTGCGGCAATGTGGAGTGAACATTGTAGTTACAAATCAAGCAAAAAATATCTTAATGGATTCCCTACCAAAGCTCCTTGGGTTGTACAAGGACCAGGTGAAAATGCGGGCATAATTGATATTGGGGAAAATCTTTGTGCGGTCTTTAAGATAGAATCTCATAATCACCCAAGTTTCATTGAGCCTCACGCAGGGGCTGCTACTGGCGTAGGTGGGATTATGCGAGATATTTTTACAATGGGAGCACGTCCTGTGGCAAGCCTTAATTCTATTCGTTTTGGCGATATAAGCGATAATGGCACACTTGGCAAAAAACATCGTTACTTATTACGAGGCGTGGTAGAAGGCATAGGGAGTTATGGAAATTGTATGGGAGTGCCTACAATTGGCGGAGAAATGAGTTTTGAATCTTGCTATAATGGCAATATCTTAGTAAATGCATTTTGTTTAGGATTAGTCAAAAAAGATGAGATTTTTTATGGAAAAGCTGAAGGGATAGGGAATCCTGTTATTTATGTAGGGAGTAAGACAGGACGTGATGGGTTAGGTGGAGCAGTGATGAGCAGTGATAGTTTCAGCTCTACTTCAAAGGCTGTGCGTTCCGCGGTGCAAGTAGGCGACCCGTTTGCAGAAAAACTTTTGCTTGAAGCGTGTTTAGAGCTTTTCAAGCAAGATTTAATTGTTGGGATTCAAGATATGGGTGCAGCTGGGCTCACAAGCTCAAGTTTTGAAATGGCAGGTCGTAGTGGCAGCGGTATGACACTGTATCTTGATAAAGTGCCTATGCGCGAAGAAGGAATGAATCCTTATGAATTAATGCTAAGTGAATCTCAAGAGAGAATGCTTATTTGCGCTAAAAAAGGTTGTGAGCAACAGGTATTAGATATTTTTGCCAAATGGGAAGTAGATGCAGCAATTATTGGAGAAGTTACAAAAAGTGGCATTATGGAACTTTTTTGGTATGGAGAGAAATGTGCGGAGATTCCAATCGCGCAATTAAGTGAAAATGCTCCTATGCTTGATATGCCCTTACGCCCTGTTGCAGTGCAAACTCATAAAGCTAATCAACTTAAAACATCTCAAAGCGCACAAGAAATTTTTATAACTCTGCTTGGAAGTGTAGAGGTTGCAAATAAAAGATGGGTTTATAGCCAATATGATAGTAGTGTGCAAAGCAATACGATTACTCCTGCAGGAAGCGGTGATGCGAGTATGATACGTATAAAAGGCACAAATAGTGCATTGAGTATGAGCGTGGATTGCAATATGCGCTATTGTTACCTTGACCCCAAAAATGGCGCAAAGATTGCGGTAGCAACTTCAGGACGTAACTCCATAGTCAATGGTGCAAAGCCTTTGGCAATTAGTGATTGTCTGAATTTTGGCTCACCTCATAATCCTGAAGTGATGTGGGCGTTCAAGGAAGTATGTCAAGGCATTAAAGAATCTTGTAAAGTATTAAATACTCCAGTAGTAAGCGGTAATGTTTCTTTGCATAATCAAAGCGATGGCGTGGATATTTACCCTACACCCTCTATTGTAAGTGTGGGTTTGATAGATGATGTAAGTAAGGTAGTGTCTTCAACATTCCAAACACAGGGGAATATGCTCGTATTACTTGGCGAAATTAAAGCCGAGTTTGGTGGCTCTTTGGCACAAAAGATTTTGGAAGGACATATTTATGGGCAAATTCCAAGCATTGATTTAACACAAGAGTTTGCTTTATGGAATTTAATGCTTGAGGCGAGTGATGAATGTATGTTGAGTGCTGCAAAAGATATTGGTGAGGGGGGATTAGCTATTACTCTTGCAAAAATGGCATTAGGCAATGGCGAATGCCAACCCATAGGTTGTAATGTCCATACGCATTTACCCTCACAGCTACTTTTTGCACCTTCCCAAAGCTGTATCATTGTAGAAGTAGCAGGAGAGCATCTCAATACGCTAAAGCAAAAAGCAAAACAACATAAGATTGCTTTTACAGAAATTGGTTGTGTAGGAGGTGATATTTTTTGTGTTGATGAGATTAATATAAGCCTTGAAGAGATGAAAAAGCTTTATTTTGAGAGTTTTGAAAAGTTAATTGCTCAAGATTTGTGA
- a CDS encoding radical SAM protein, with protein MEIVFGPVHSRRFGHSLGVDLSPYTKQCNYDCVYCELQKAKSVESMNAVVSVDEVVNAVQRAIVAHKCDVLTLTANGEPTLYPYLKELISALKDIMPNSIKLLLLTNGSLLWRDDVRECLKKLDIVKFSCDALEEKAFKHIDRPHSSLSLAKIKEGIVQFCSEFKGEIVAEVVFVKDINDTHTQAQAIAAFLSTLPIHRVDIGSIDRPPAYKVEAISEESLESLAANFYAYPHLNISLPKRTHNKTQQNFTLQSYSTNELLGLIKRRPLSTIDAQKMLDSNTLALLYKLCQKGKLKQCRVGENEFYQVVD; from the coding sequence ATGGAAATCGTATTTGGTCCTGTGCATTCGCGGCGATTTGGACACTCACTTGGCGTTGATTTATCGCCTTATACAAAGCAGTGTAATTATGATTGTGTATATTGTGAATTACAAAAGGCAAAAAGCGTAGAATCTATGAATGCAGTAGTATCTGTTGATGAAGTGGTAAATGCCGTTCAAAGAGCTATTGTTGCGCATAAATGTGATGTTTTAACACTTACTGCAAATGGTGAACCAACGCTATATCCGTATTTAAAAGAGCTTATTAGCGCTCTTAAAGATATTATGCCAAATTCTATAAAACTACTCTTGCTTACGAATGGCTCGTTATTATGGCGAGATGATGTGCGCGAATGTCTTAAAAAGCTTGATATTGTTAAGTTTTCTTGTGATGCACTTGAAGAGAAAGCATTTAAACATATTGACCGCCCACATTCTAGTCTTTCTTTGGCAAAAATCAAAGAGGGCATAGTCCAATTTTGCAGTGAATTTAAAGGTGAGATTGTCGCTGAAGTGGTTTTTGTAAAAGACATAAATGATACGCACACCCAAGCCCAAGCTATTGCAGCCTTTCTCTCCACATTACCCATTCATCGTGTAGATATAGGAAGCATTGACCGCCCACCAGCTTATAAAGTAGAGGCTATAAGCGAAGAAAGCCTAGAATCCCTTGCTGCAAATTTTTATGCTTATCCACATCTCAATATTTCACTTCCAAAACGCACGCATAATAAAACACAGCAAAATTTTACTTTGCAATCTTATAGTACAAATGAGCTATTGGGACTTATTAAACGCCGTCCTCTAAGCACAATAGACGCACAAAAAATGTTAGATTCCAATACTTTAGCACTTTTATATAAACTCTGTCAAAAAGGCAAGCTAAAGCAGTGTAGAGTAGGAGAAAATGAATTTTATCAAGTTGTGGATTAA
- a CDS encoding superoxide dismutase: MFELRKLPYGKNEFNGFISEQTFEYHYGKHHQTYVNNLNNLIKGTEFENAELGDIILKSSGGIFNNAAQVYNHDFYWDCLSPKESALSAELSAAINAEFGSLDVFKEKFLASSTTLFGSGWNWLVYNTQSKKLEIVQTSNAATPATDSKVPLLVVDVWEHAYYIDHRNARPAYLEAFWKHINWAFVSRAYEWALKEGLQSFKFYINGIHKK, translated from the coding sequence ATGTTTGAATTACGTAAATTACCTTATGGTAAAAATGAGTTTAATGGTTTTATTAGCGAACAGACTTTTGAATATCATTATGGCAAGCATCACCAAACCTATGTGAATAACTTGAATAATCTCATTAAAGGGACAGAGTTTGAAAACGCAGAGCTTGGCGATATTATCCTCAAATCAAGTGGTGGTATTTTTAATAATGCAGCTCAAGTGTATAATCACGACTTTTATTGGGATTGCTTAAGCCCTAAAGAAAGTGCGCTAAGTGCGGAATTAAGTGCTGCTATTAATGCTGAATTTGGTTCATTAGATGTTTTCAAAGAAAAATTCCTTGCTTCAAGCACAACTCTTTTTGGTTCAGGTTGGAATTGGCTCGTATATAATACACAAAGTAAAAAGCTTGAAATTGTGCAAACAAGTAATGCAGCCACACCGGCTACGGATTCTAAAGTGCCGCTTTTGGTTGTTGATGTGTGGGAACACGCTTATTATATTGATCATAGAAATGCACGTCCTGCATATTTGGAAGCATTTTGGAAACATATTAATTGGGCATTTGTATCAAGAGCTTATGAATGGGCGCTTAAAGAAGGCTTACAATCATTTAAATTCTACATTAATGGGATTCACAAAAAATAA
- a CDS encoding arginyltransferase: protein MRLVEFYSEKKVCSYIDSKQSIFRYFHIQNVTPSFYYGLLERGWRRFGNYFFTPMCEGCTDCISIRTLIDDFTFSRNHKRLLKKAQNIDIYIQKPTITQAHIELYNRYHRVMRDKKGWEYTPTTPESYMDMFVEGHQDFGYEILYFIDSQLVGVGLVDALFDSITAVYFYYDHTFAHHSLGTLNILKQIQIGKENGLKYFYPGYWIKDHYCMGYKQRFTPFEVLKNIPDVFEAPIWEMYNG, encoded by the coding sequence ATGAGATTAGTTGAATTTTACTCCGAAAAAAAAGTGTGTAGCTATATAGACTCTAAGCAAAGCATTTTTAGGTATTTTCATATTCAAAATGTAACGCCAAGCTTTTATTATGGACTACTTGAACGCGGTTGGAGACGCTTTGGCAATTATTTTTTTACACCTATGTGTGAAGGCTGCACCGATTGCATTTCAATACGCACCTTAATTGATGATTTCACTTTTAGCAGAAATCACAAGAGATTGCTAAAAAAAGCTCAAAATATTGATATTTACATACAAAAACCCACTATAACTCAAGCACACATAGAACTTTATAATCGCTATCATCGTGTGATGCGTGATAAAAAAGGTTGGGAATACACTCCAACCACGCCAGAATCTTATATGGATATGTTTGTTGAAGGACACCAAGACTTTGGCTATGAGATTCTTTATTTTATAGATTCTCAACTTGTGGGCGTGGGGCTTGTTGATGCACTTTTTGATAGTATCACAGCAGTATATTTTTACTATGACCACACATTTGCACACCATAGCTTAGGCACACTCAATATTTTAAAACAAATCCAAATTGGCAAAGAAAATGGGCTTAAATACTTTTATCCGGGCTATTGGATAAAAGACCATTATTGTATGGGCTACAAACAGCGATTTACACCTTTTGAAGTGCTTAAAAATATCCCTGATGTGTTTGAAGCACCCATTTGGGAAATGTATAATGGATAA